One window of the Salvia miltiorrhiza cultivar Shanhuang (shh) chromosome 6, IMPLAD_Smil_shh, whole genome shotgun sequence genome contains the following:
- the LOC130990974 gene encoding PRA1 family protein B1-like: MAARSAAQEGFGGNSDFAAFRACEEAVLRQIPVSDDDEQILQLLMSSDCMKSMAIVLQRGSGEARFGVLVSALMVGLAIVFAHGAFRVPEDLFLDEAEPLARVPSLLSFLAGGAPAPQPPIAARA, translated from the exons ATGGCCGCTCGCTCAGCCGCGCAGGAAG GTTTTGGGGGAAACTCCGATTTCGCGGCGTTTAGGGCTTGCGAGGAGGCGGTGCTGCGTCAGATCCCGGTCTCCGACGACGACGAGCAGATCCTGCAGCTGTTGATGAGCTCCGACTGTATGAAATCGATGGCGATCGTGCTCCAGAGAGGGAGCGGCGAGGCCAGATTCGGCGTGCTTGTGTCGGCGCTCATGGTCGGCCTCGCCATTGTCTTCGCGCACGGTGCTTTTAGGGTTCCGGAAGATCTCTTCCTCGACGAGGCGGAGCCACTGGCTAGGGTTCCCAGCCTCCTCTCCTTCCTCGCCGGCGGCGCTCCCGCTCCTCAGCCGCCCATCGCCGCTAGGGCTTGA
- the LOC130989663 gene encoding UDP-glycosyltransferase 83A1-like — MGRPHVIAVPYPAQGHVIPLLELAQCLADNGIKVTFVNTDFNHTRILNSLPRTRGINELIILASVPDGLEPWEDRNDLGKLEVSLPKAVPRALEALIEKINATESDKVTCLITDYGLIWALALAEKLGIKKSAFLPAPVALLALANHAKSLLDEGIVDSDGTPMKVEHVTHLSPEMPPMKIQETVWLQMGDFASQQRVFQSMARGTQAEAPPDWIVCNTSHELEAGALKLLPNLVPLGPLLPSTRLGHSAGFFWPEDSASMSWLDQQPANSTIYVAFGSFTMLDEKQFQELALGLEHSRRPFLWVVRQDMAQDYPKGFRERVRNQGKMVGWAPQQKVLSHPSLACFLSHCGWNSTVEGVCGGVPFLCWPYFADQFLNQSYIAEYWRVGLSLDKDEFGIVTSGEIVKKVEILLSDESYKARVMSLGSKTVSSVTQEGGSSHKNLNSFVDWIKEK; from the exons ATGGGAAGGCCACATGTAATAGCTGTGCCATATCCAGCACAAGGCCATGTGATCCCATTGCTGGAGCTTGCACAATGCCTCGCAGACAACGGCATCAAAGTCACATTCGTCAACACTGACTTCAACCACACGCGGATCCTCAACTCGCTGCCTCGCACCCGGGGCATAAACGAGCTGATCATCCTGGCCTCTGTCCCCGACGGCCTGGAGCCGTGGGAGGACAGAAACGACCTCGGGAAGCTAGAGGTGTCGCTGCCTAAGGCCGTCCCTCGAGCACTCGAGGCTCTCATCGAAAAGATCAATGCAACAGAGAGTGATAAAGTCACTTGCTTGATCACTGACTATGGCCTAATATGGGCATTGGCACTGGCTGAGAAACTGGGAATCAAGAAATCGGCTTTCTTGCCTGCACCGGTCGCCCTCCTGGCTCTCGCCAACCATGCCAAGAGCCTCCTCGATGAAGGCATCGTCGACAGTGATG GAACACCCATGAAGGTGGAACACGTGACTCACCTGTCCCCGGAGATGCCTCCAATGAAGATTCAAGAGACAGTGTGGCTGCAGATGGGCGACTTCGCATCACAACAACGCGTGTTCCAATCCATGGCACGGGGCACACAAGCAGAGGCGCCCCCGGATTGGATAGTCTGCAACACATCACACGAATTGGAGGCCGGAGCGCTCAAGCTGCTTCCAAACTTGGTCCCCTTAGGCCCTCTGCTGCCAAGCACCCGTCTCGGGCATTCAGCAGGTTTTTTCTGGCCGGAGGACTCGGCCAGCATGTCGTGGCTGGATCAGCAGCCAGCAAACTCCACAATTTATGTTGCATTTGGGAGCTTCACCATGTTAGATGAGAAACAGTTTCAAGAACTGGCTCTTGGCCTAGAACATTCCAGAAGGCCATTCCTGTGGGTTGTGAGGCAGGACATGGCTCAAGATTACCCCAAGGGATTCAGAGAGAGGGTGAGGAATCAAGGGAAGATGGTGGGGTGGGCTCCTCAACAGAAGGTGCTGTCTCACCCTTCTCTGGCTTGCTTCCTCAGCCATTGCGGCTGGAACTCGACCGTGGAGGGCGTGTGCGGTGGAGTGCCCTTCCTGTGCTGGCCTTACTTTGCAGACCAGTTTCTCAACCAGAGCTACATTGCTGAGTACTGGAGGGTGGGGTTGAGTTTGGACAAGGATGAGTTTGGGATTGTTACAAGTGGAGAGATTGTGAAGAAGGTGGAGATTCTGCTTAGTGATGAGAGCTACAAGGCTAGAGTGATGAGTCTTGGATCTAAGACTGTGTCCAGTGTCACACAGGAAGGAGGTTCTTCTCACAAGAATCTCAATAGTTTTGTTGATTGGATCAAGGAGAAGTGA
- the LOC130989665 gene encoding uncharacterized protein LOC130989665, with amino-acid sequence MLQRQIMFKQLQEMQRRQQLQELGGASNHDYVDQLTSSKKPSAVQLSSTVNRAPIRDPRMLMYDNMQMVQQGESGIFQGFPSGLVPSQGMSPPQFDMSIYGNPGPNADMNLNQYPYAQDPSNFSANLSTKSNSIPLGMSPVHPSATASSFMNLQGSFSADQSTVSDGSLLSCQVFQEKNLFGQVPFHNSSSNPFPVNYSPQGITTQRSTTEGRLEVEDTGWPAYSPGEVSKVDMSEASATLDPLEQKILYGSDDRGWLSSFGASDEKGAGDFECTVENPSFGDTLPSIQCGSWSALMQSAVTETSSSDTVVQEEWSELSFQNPEPSSDNQPSNLSNGENLQDNWVDRNLQNVSSPSSEPEQLFPRLDMKGSFPGFQHSGKQFRKQKDESQCESSHISGQCSTDYNSQLKHPTGRNQLVQTSFLSENTRTPRYEENSKTGHELQDTLWHSNPVSGGFQMPFGQLNQPNYNRYSVESEKMGPKDNVDPLSVGASDLYSQNTAAQSILTNSQEFGFRLGPADSRPPQSYSLFPSSPMGNLNVKSLPNSYEKDYIKNQHPTPSVPSFMSRINASPSGPRFSLSENVAVTQPSGTSVSSQRAGFLTGFPSPGADVTTQQDTSSPRANKFSSSLFRTPGSASSSLETTSRAPEQSSLDWSKHKYNVGYDEQKKASFLPESSTEIHNPTPLSSNTDSKQSLRKYSEVDGVASGSYMRHTSPQPYDQVEKKDIESPIFSISDSRAFGHPLQKNLSLLHQFHRPSPRDGQTDPGKRFPFNYQSTTANSRELLLSGLSVSVKDKAVAFSPGNVMGTFTKEADDQPAKASSTDYLRSSQQTEMIRQNESQGQSIDKEASAVAYQSQISLQMAPSWIKQHGNLKNFEAIPAYNQKAATTAMPPFSELSTGNLPENRLDLQVDSTNAAQGSGTRPSSAGTLIASKPLSPPSMLPSDLSYQHLSVSKLGKRKIVALDLEPWHKEVNSEAPRPQNISMAEFEWAQALNRRQEEARNEADIVANVLPVVRAKRRLIVTTQLMQQVFRPAVKGIIFGDASSNCDYLAYSAARTTLGDACNLNSKTPSDSNDVSPDKLNTSKRTIPSDFSKIVECLISQAEKLEGDLSRLDRSLSVVDIKVESQELEKFSTLNRFAKFHFKAHVDPTSSSGPSTVQKTTPQRYVTASPMPKILPEDTECISL; translated from the exons ATGTTGCAACGCCAAATTATGTTCAAACAGCTCCAGGAGATGCAGCGAAGGCAGCAGCTTCAGGAACTTGGTGGTGCTAGTAATCATGATTATGTGGATCAACTGACGTCTTCAAAGAAACCTTCAGCGGTTCAGCTTTCATCTACAGTAAACAGGGCACCTATTCGTGATCCACGAATGCTAATGTATGATAATATGCAAATGGTACAGCAAGGCGAATCCGGCATTTTTCAAGGGTTCCCTAGTGGATTGGTTCCTTCACAAGGCATGTCGCCTCCACAATTTGACATGTCTATATATGGTAATCCCGGTCCAAATGCTGATATGAATTTAAATCAATATCCTTATGCCCAAGATCCATCTAACTTTTCTGCTAATCTGTCGACCAAGAGTAATAGCATCCCTTTAGGCATGTCTCCTGTGCATCCATCCGCCACAGCTAGTTCATTTATGAATCTGCAAGGGAGTTTCTCTGCTGACCAGAGCACCGTGTCAGATGGCTCATTGTTATCATGTCAAGTGTTTCAGGAGAAGAATTTGTTTGGGCAAGTTCCTTTTCACAATTCTAGTAGCAACCCTTTTCCTGTGAACTATTCCCCACAAGGAATCACAACACAGAGGAGTACAACTGAGGGGAGGCTTGAAGTTGAAGATACGGGTTGGCCTGCTTATTCTCCAGGAGAGGTATCGAAAGTTGACATGTCTGAGGCTTCTGCTACTCTGGATCCATTGGAACAAAAGATATTGTACGGTTCGGATGACCGTGGCTGGTTATCATCATTTGGCGCTAGTGACGAAAAGGGTGCTGGAGATTTTGAGTGTACAGTGGAGAACCCATCATTTGGAGATACATTGCCGTCTATTCAATGCGGTAGCTGGAGTGCTCTGATGCAGTCTGCTGTGACTGAAACTTCTAGCAGTGATACTGTAGTGCAAGAGGAGTGGAGTGAGTTGAGCTTCCAGAATCCAGAACCATCAAGCGATAATCAGCCCTCGAATCTCAGTAATGGCGAAAATCTGCAAGATAATTGGGTCGATAGAAACTTACAGAATGTCTCCTCTCCAAGCTCAGAGCCCGAGCAATTGTTCCCTAGGCTGGATATGAAGGGTAGTTTCCCCGGTTTTCAGCACTCTGGAAAGCAATTTCGTAAACAGAAAGATGAATCTCAATGTGAGAGCTCCCACATCTCAGGCCAGTGCTCGACTGACTATAACTCTCAGCTGAAGCATCCTACAGGAAGGAATCAGCTGGTTCAAACTTCTTTCCTTTCAGAAAATACTCGAACTCCTCGATATGAGGAGAATTCGAAAACTG GTCATGAATTGCAGGACACCTTATGGCATTCAAATCCCGTGTCTGGTGGTTTTCAAATGCCCTTCGGTCAG TTGAACCAGCCCAACTACAATAGATATTCGGTAGAGTCAGAGAAGATGGGTCCTAAAGATAATGTTGACCCCTTATCAGTAGGTGCTTCAGATCTTTATAGTCAAAATACGGCTGCTCAAAG CATTCTTACTAATTCACAAGAATTTGGCTTTAGACTGGGGCCTGCAGATTCAAGACCTCCACAGTCGTACTCACTTTTTCCATCTTCGCCGATG GGGAACTTAAATGTCAAATCTCTTCCAAATAGTTACGAGAAGGATTATATCAAGAATCAACATCCCACTCCATCAGTACCAAGTTTCATGTCAAGAATCAACGCCTCTCCCTCTGGTCCTAGATTCTCCCTTTCGGAGAATGTTGCAGTCACTCAACCATCTGGAACATCAGTTTCGTCTCAGCGTGCTGGATTTCTAACAGGGTTTCCGTCTCCTGGGGCAGATGTTACCACTCAGCAAGACACGTCTTCTCCAAGAGCCAACAAGTTCTCGTCCAGTTTGTTTCGTACCCCTGGTTCAGCTTCTAGCAGTTTGGAGACTACTTCCCGTGCTCCAGAGCAATCCAGTCTCGACTGGTCAAAACACAAATATAATGTAGGATATGATGAACAGAAGAAAGCAAGTTTCCTCCCCGAAAGCTCAACCGAGATACACAATCCAACTCCACTAAGCAGCAACACTGATTCAAAACAGTCTTTGAGAAAATACTCAGAAGTAGACGGAGTGGCATCTGGTTCATATATGAGGCATACATCTCCTCAGCCCTATGATCAAGTAGAGAAGAAAGACATTGAATCACCGATTTTCTCAATTAGTGACAGCAGAGCCTTTGGCCATCCTTTGCAGAAAAATTTATCCCTGCTCCACCAATTTCATAGGCCCAGTCCCAGAGATGGTCAAACAGACCCTGGTAAGAGGTTTCCGTTTAATTATCAGTCGACAACTGCCAATTCTAGAGAGCTATTGTTGAGTGGGCTGAGTGTTTCCGTCAAAGATAAAGCTGTTGCATTTTCACCTGGTAATGTTATGGGGACCTTCACAAAAGAGGCTGATGATCAGCCAGCAAAAGCTTCATCGACAGATTACCTTCGGAGCTCCCAACAGACGGAGATGATTCGTCAAAATGAATCCCAGGGTCAGTCCATCGACAAGGAAGCTTCGGCCGTAGCATATCAATCCCAGATCAGTTTGCAAATGGCACCATCCTGGATTAAGCAACATGGAAACTTGAAGAATTTCGAGGCCATACCAGCATATAACCAGAAAGCTGCAACTACTGCAATGCCACCATTCTCTGAATTAAGTACTGGTAATTTACCAGAAAATAGATTGGATTTGCAGGTTGATTCTACCAACGCTGCTCAAGGAAGTGGTACTAGGCCATCTTCAGCTGGCACCTTGATAGCGAGTAAACCTTTATCACCGCCTAGTATGTTGCCTTCGGATCTCAGTTACCAGCATTTGTCTGTTTCAAAACTGGGGAAACGTAAAATTGTTGCATTGGACTTGGAACCATGGCACAAAGAAGTAAATTCTGAAGCACCGAGGCCTCAAAACATCAG CATGGCTGAGTTTGAATGGGCACAAGCTTTAAATAGAAGGCAAGAAGAG GCGAGAAATGAAGCTGACATTGTTGCTAATGTGCTCCCTGTGGTACGAGCAAAAAGACGACTTATCGTTACGACACAGCTTATGCAGCAAGTCTTCAGACCTGCAGTAAAAGGTATTATCTTTGGAGATGCCAGTTCAAACTGTGATTATTTGGCGTATTCCGCTGCAAGAACCACACTAGGAGACGCATGCAACCTGAATAGTAAAACGCCATCAGATAGCAATGACGT GTCACCCGACAAGTTAAACACTTCGAAGAGAACCATTCCGTCCGATTTCTCAAAAATCGTCGAATGCTTAATTAGTCAGGCAGAGAAGCTTGAAGGTGATCTGTCAAG ACTTGATCGAAGTTTATCAGTAGTGGACATCAAAGTGGAAAGCCAGGAGCTTGAAAAGTTTTCTACACTCAACCGTTTTGCAAAGTTCCACTTCAAGGCGCACGTTGATCCTACATCGTCTTCTGGCCCATCAACCGTGCAGAAAACCACCCCCCAGCGATATGTCACAGCATCTCCGATGCCTAAAATATTACCAGAAGATACAGAATGTATTTCCTTGTGA